The following proteins are co-located in the Solidesulfovibrio fructosivorans JJ] genome:
- a CDS encoding flagellar hook assembly protein FlgD has product MSYVSSILGADTSTTSTTSKTGAASLGQDAFLQLLVTQLQYQDPLSPMDDKDFVAELAQFSSLEQLTEINTGIDKLADLNTQSQVMGAVNFIGKTIEANGEAVSLTKGKATPVTFTLPEDASTCLVNVLDSAGTIVRTVDLDAKKAGEVEFTWDGKDHDGNVCDDGQYRVAVTATNADSEVMKVSSTMTGTVVGVTQQNGTYYLNIGGNRYVAFGDITNVIDKTSSNDSDSGKDSGSNSGSDSSS; this is encoded by the coding sequence ATGAGTTACGTCAGCAGCATCCTCGGCGCCGATACGTCGACCACGTCGACCACATCGAAGACAGGCGCGGCCAGCCTCGGCCAGGACGCCTTTCTGCAACTGCTTGTGACCCAGTTGCAGTATCAGGATCCCCTGAGCCCCATGGACGACAAGGACTTCGTGGCCGAGTTGGCCCAGTTCTCCAGCCTCGAGCAACTCACCGAGATCAATACCGGCATCGACAAACTGGCCGACCTCAACACGCAGTCGCAGGTCATGGGGGCGGTCAATTTCATCGGCAAGACCATCGAGGCCAACGGCGAAGCCGTGAGCCTCACCAAGGGCAAGGCCACTCCCGTGACCTTCACCCTGCCCGAGGATGCGAGCACCTGCCTCGTCAACGTGCTCGACAGCGCGGGCACCATCGTGCGCACCGTGGATCTTGACGCAAAGAAAGCCGGTGAAGTGGAATTTACCTGGGACGGCAAGGATCACGACGGCAACGTCTGTGACGACGGCCAGTACCGGGTCGCGGTGACCGCCACCAACGCCGACAGCGAAGTCATGAAGGTGTCGAGCACCATGACAGGCACCGTGGTCGGCGTCACCCAGCAAAACGGAACGTACTACCTCAATATCGGCGGCAATCGGTACGTGGCCTTCGGCGACATCACCAATGTGATCGACAAGACATCGTCGAACGACAGCGATTCGGGCAAGGATTCGGGCAGTAACTCAGGCAGCGATTCGAGCTCCTAG
- a CDS encoding flagellar hook-length control protein FliK, which yields MQILPLVTTRAQAAADATQQNAALTSRQSAMFASMLQSARSSTEANQVSSVASSASATTTVTDPMEAANTPSRQDLMNLPMTREDVAALHDDLVEQGFSEDEFAAMEQKAESPEGLTWGEMMHEVKKKISKTESNEKKEVSNEDTVQLLGLFGKLGFTADESQSMVDALGKGEANGVWSKISDKVASLGDNDSVSLSSSEMSTLGRTMNLSEAAQKRLTALFDQSNAESGLSGQGLRTAFGLVKNEVLSQLGQEAQSMQAFRQAASVVLDKAWQRQQTKISSDLHQDDVARKAAQVVAMGGEKKAKAQDVPTASQPGIDVLADVPDAGTSPLPKDGQGQRVQGQDVQSQQTQARQVHQDARGAGHGAQAPASELHGKAGAVATAQAAATGSLNATAGGDAQTASSSSSSGDAAPQSQVSHKQAASAPQFGVGNAASGNTGGSSGGQQGGGAGGSFEHGDQEGGWGEFWSKVRVDKSGGQAATGAGSNTSQTMAAMDAVAGSNRASAAKPFDAALAARAARQLETGILRNVGQDTKQLTLNLSPDELGKLSVTLTVKDKEVKAIIKADNTDTAAMLHDQAAHIKKTLEDQGFKVTKLEVQTGVSQDNQSAWQSPEQHNQAREQREAMERMRSSQRLARSGGGIALDADASGFVPQAATSAASGLDLFA from the coding sequence ATGCAGATTCTTCCGCTTGTCACCACCCGCGCGCAGGCCGCCGCGGACGCCACGCAGCAAAATGCCGCGCTCACCTCGCGTCAGTCCGCGATGTTTGCCAGCATGCTGCAAAGCGCCCGAAGCTCTACGGAAGCGAACCAAGTCTCGTCGGTCGCTTCCTCGGCTTCCGCCACCACCACCGTCACCGATCCCATGGAAGCGGCCAACACGCCAAGTCGGCAGGATTTGATGAATCTGCCCATGACCAGGGAAGATGTTGCCGCCCTGCACGACGACTTGGTGGAGCAGGGCTTTTCCGAAGACGAATTCGCCGCCATGGAGCAAAAGGCCGAGAGTCCGGAGGGCCTGACCTGGGGCGAAATGATGCACGAGGTGAAGAAGAAGATTTCCAAGACCGAGAGCAACGAGAAGAAGGAAGTGTCCAACGAGGATACGGTCCAGTTGCTCGGTCTTTTCGGCAAGCTCGGCTTTACCGCCGACGAGTCGCAATCCATGGTGGACGCGCTCGGCAAGGGCGAGGCCAACGGCGTCTGGTCCAAGATCAGCGACAAGGTGGCGAGCCTCGGCGACAATGATTCCGTCAGCCTCAGCTCTTCCGAAATGTCCACCCTCGGCCGGACCATGAACCTGTCCGAGGCCGCCCAGAAGCGCCTGACCGCCCTGTTCGACCAGTCCAATGCCGAATCCGGGCTGTCCGGCCAGGGCCTGCGCACGGCCTTCGGTCTGGTCAAGAACGAAGTGTTGTCCCAGCTGGGCCAGGAAGCGCAGTCCATGCAGGCTTTTCGCCAGGCCGCTTCGGTGGTGTTGGACAAGGCTTGGCAGCGCCAGCAGACCAAGATCAGCTCCGACCTGCATCAGGATGACGTGGCCCGCAAGGCCGCCCAGGTCGTGGCCATGGGCGGCGAAAAGAAGGCCAAGGCCCAGGACGTGCCCACGGCCAGCCAGCCCGGCATCGACGTGTTGGCCGATGTGCCCGACGCCGGCACCTCGCCCCTGCCCAAGGACGGTCAGGGTCAGCGGGTCCAGGGCCAGGACGTCCAGAGCCAGCAGACCCAGGCGCGCCAGGTCCATCAGGATGCGCGCGGCGCCGGACATGGCGCCCAGGCGCCGGCGTCCGAGCTGCACGGCAAGGCCGGCGCGGTGGCCACCGCGCAGGCGGCCGCGACCGGCAGCCTGAACGCGACGGCCGGCGGCGACGCGCAGACCGCTTCTTCTTCTTCTTCTTCGGGCGACGCGGCCCCGCAATCCCAGGTTTCGCACAAGCAAGCGGCGTCCGCGCCCCAGTTCGGGGTCGGCAACGCGGCCTCCGGCAACACCGGCGGATCCTCCGGCGGGCAGCAGGGCGGCGGCGCGGGCGGCTCGTTCGAGCACGGCGACCAGGAAGGCGGCTGGGGAGAATTTTGGAGCAAGGTGCGGGTGGACAAGTCCGGCGGGCAGGCCGCCACCGGCGCGGGAAGCAATACCTCCCAGACCATGGCCGCCATGGACGCGGTCGCCGGTTCGAACCGGGCGTCCGCGGCCAAGCCCTTTGACGCCGCCCTGGCGGCTCGGGCCGCGCGCCAACTCGAAACCGGTATTTTGCGCAACGTCGGCCAGGACACCAAGCAGCTGACCCTCAATCTTTCGCCCGACGAACTCGGCAAGCTGAGCGTCACGCTGACGGTCAAGGACAAGGAAGTCAAGGCGATCATCAAGGCCGACAATACCGACACGGCCGCCATGCTGCACGATCAGGCGGCGCACATCAAGAAGACCCTGGAGGACCAGGGGTTCAAGGTGACCAAGCTCGAGGTGCAGACCGGCGTTTCCCAGGACAACCAGAGCGCCTGGCAAAGTCCCGAACAGCACAACCAGGCCCGTGAACAGCGCGAGGCCATGGAACGGATGCGTTCCTCCCAGCGTCTGGCCCGGTCCGGCGGCGGCATCGCCCTGGACGCCGACGCTTCGGGATTCGTGCCCCAGGCCGCGACATCCGCCGCCTCCGGGCTCGACCTTTTCGCGTAA
- a CDS encoding glycosyltransferase family 9 protein, with amino-acid sequence MSAEKLPIAVLQTQRMGDLILTYPLLLWLARRYPGHPVTVVAEPDFAAPLAPLSPPADYWPLARGGELARREHALVVNLSIRPEAARLAGLIPAETTLGPVADAAGVVRVAGDWQLYRASVVGNNRHNRFHWAELNALDLIPVRDMAATAWPEPRGGRPDRSKVGVFVGASERDKRPSAAFAGALCRELARRGLLPVLLGGPGEVALGAEAARHAGIPVCDLCGKLGLMELAVLGQELSLLVTPDTGPMHLAAWTGLRTLNISIGPVSAYETGPYQPGHFVLRPRMSCRGCWGCVRERPFCRERLDAARVAYVASRLARGEADRLAGAVVPGYELLATGRDDLGLYGLTPLCRKELPDAREALGAFWRAQFGWLLGAFDAAEPRTALAVLAAAHPRLLAALSRGLAVLGARLARQARQGDVPDAGFAAAFAPVVRPLAGFVERLLQNADGDRASRLRALALLERTASLVSRS; translated from the coding sequence GTGTCGGCTGAAAAGCTCCCCATCGCCGTGCTCCAGACCCAGCGCATGGGGGATTTGATCCTCACCTATCCGTTGCTTTTGTGGCTGGCCCGGCGCTATCCCGGCCACCCGGTCACAGTGGTGGCCGAGCCCGATTTCGCCGCGCCTCTGGCCCCGCTGAGTCCCCCGGCCGACTACTGGCCGCTTGCGCGGGGAGGGGAGCTGGCCCGGCGCGAACACGCCCTGGTCGTAAACCTGAGCATCCGGCCCGAGGCGGCCCGATTGGCCGGCCTGATCCCGGCCGAAACGACCCTCGGCCCGGTCGCGGACGCGGCCGGCGTGGTGCGGGTGGCCGGCGACTGGCAGCTCTACCGGGCTTCGGTGGTCGGCAACAACCGCCACAACCGTTTCCATTGGGCCGAACTCAACGCCCTGGACCTGATCCCGGTCCGCGACATGGCGGCCACGGCCTGGCCCGAGCCGCGCGGCGGCCGGCCCGACCGGTCCAAGGTCGGGGTGTTCGTGGGCGCAAGCGAGCGCGACAAGCGGCCGTCCGCGGCCTTTGCCGGGGCGCTTTGCCGCGAACTGGCCCGGCGGGGGCTTTTGCCGGTGCTCCTTGGCGGTCCGGGCGAGGTCGCGCTCGGGGCCGAGGCGGCAAGACACGCCGGCATTCCGGTCTGCGACCTGTGCGGGAAGCTGGGGCTCATGGAGCTGGCCGTGCTCGGCCAGGAACTCTCCCTGCTCGTCACCCCGGACACCGGCCCCATGCATCTGGCCGCCTGGACCGGACTGCGCACGCTCAACATCTCCATCGGGCCGGTCAGCGCCTACGAAACCGGTCCGTACCAGCCCGGCCATTTCGTGCTGCGGCCCCGCATGTCCTGCCGGGGCTGCTGGGGCTGTGTGCGGGAGCGGCCGTTTTGCCGGGAGCGCCTGGACGCGGCCCGGGTGGCCTACGTGGCCTCCCGGCTGGCCCGGGGCGAAGCGGACCGGCTGGCCGGGGCGGTGGTCCCCGGCTACGAACTGCTCGCCACCGGCCGCGACGACCTGGGGCTTTACGGCCTGACGCCTCTTTGCCGGAAGGAGCTCCCCGACGCCCGGGAGGCGCTGGGAGCCTTTTGGCGGGCCCAGTTCGGCTGGCTGCTCGGAGCCTTTGACGCGGCCGAGCCCCGGACCGCCCTGGCCGTCCTGGCCGCCGCCCATCCTCGGCTCCTCGCCGCCCTGTCCCGGGGGCTGGCCGTTCTTGGGGCGCGCCTTGCCCGGCAGGCCCGCCAGGGGGACGTGCCCGATGCCGGGTTCGCCGCGGCCTTTGCCCCGGTGGTGCGGCCTCTGGCCGGATTCGTCGAGCGTCTGCTGCAAAACGCCGACGGCGACCGGGCTTCGCGCCTGCGCGCCCTGGCCTTGCTCGAGCGCACCGCTTCCCTCGTCTCCAGATCCTGA